Proteins encoded together in one Planctopirus ephydatiae window:
- a CDS encoding DUF4159 domain-containing protein, with the protein MRLIVWIISLFAGAIPCATVTSGAELTAARVLESIDAGREFLLTRQKQDGSFDAGNNLGHRSGVSALCTLALLNSGMEANQPQIRKALQYLRRLPEDEISQTYDISLVIMALVAAKDSSTNDLPRIARLASRLESWQIREGNSGSWTYSSPGGGINLGGDRSNAQYAVLGLREAAEAGVEIDRKTWERIRTHWTSQQNPDGGWNYSSDGQSTGSMTVAGVATLSIVEQMLVEDRKIGPDGSPPCCEPAEPNEALDRGLRWLANRFTPLQNPGSGTWLLYYLYGVERAGRLSGQRFFGQHDWYREGAEVLLKVQNQRTGAWVGVGLYESEPTVASAFALLFLSKGLAPVLVNKLKYGPPNPNRPGHTLTDDWNRHPRDARNLTEYLSGRPLWPKLLTAQEVDLSKAVAAKSVASLAQAPVLYITGQDALDLTDAEIALLKEYVEQGGFILGVAGCQSARFEESFRELTPRLFPTGEGVLKKLSFDHPVFRSEFLLDPEGLELWGVDAGCRTPVIFCPEDIGCLWHYWSRLESANRNPNLRAKVIRATQIGTNIIAYATGREPPNKLDSQELANLSSKTDRIERSFLQIARIQHSGQWDAAPAAVRNLLTALDQSAGIGTNPKIRHLPLSDTNLYRYPLVYMHGRSTFELSPAEIEGLRTYLSRGGVLLADASCGAKGFDESFRAAMKKAFPATPLTRIPVTHEVFSAKSGQDVTRIRRRVNSSLPGQAVKSQVLEGEPYLEAIEIDGRLAVIYSKYDISCALERQSTVSCEGYVPEDAVKLAINLVIHALSQEVPLPPELANPTP; encoded by the coding sequence ATGCGGCTGATCGTATGGATCATCAGTCTGTTTGCGGGAGCAATCCCCTGTGCCACAGTGACAAGTGGTGCCGAGTTAACGGCTGCCCGCGTCCTCGAATCGATTGATGCAGGTCGTGAATTTCTTTTAACCCGGCAAAAGCAGGACGGCTCGTTTGATGCGGGGAACAACCTGGGGCATCGCTCGGGTGTTTCCGCCTTGTGCACTCTCGCCTTGCTGAATAGCGGGATGGAAGCCAACCAGCCACAAATTCGTAAAGCTCTCCAGTATCTCAGGCGTCTTCCGGAAGATGAAATCTCCCAGACCTACGATATTTCGCTGGTGATTATGGCATTGGTCGCTGCGAAAGATTCCAGTACCAACGATCTCCCCCGGATCGCACGGCTGGCCAGCCGTTTAGAAAGCTGGCAGATCCGCGAAGGGAACAGCGGGTCGTGGACTTACAGTTCGCCTGGTGGCGGGATCAATCTGGGCGGAGACCGCAGTAACGCCCAATATGCAGTGCTGGGCTTGCGCGAAGCTGCCGAAGCGGGCGTCGAGATTGATCGCAAAACCTGGGAACGCATTCGTACCCATTGGACGAGTCAGCAGAACCCGGATGGTGGCTGGAATTATTCCTCTGATGGCCAGAGCACTGGGAGTATGACTGTCGCTGGTGTGGCCACGCTATCGATTGTGGAACAGATGCTGGTGGAAGATCGAAAAATTGGGCCTGATGGTTCGCCACCTTGCTGTGAACCGGCAGAGCCCAACGAAGCTTTGGATCGAGGGTTAAGGTGGCTGGCCAATCGATTTACACCGCTTCAAAATCCCGGATCGGGAACGTGGTTGCTCTACTATCTTTATGGTGTCGAACGTGCTGGCCGGTTGAGTGGACAACGTTTCTTTGGGCAGCATGACTGGTACCGCGAAGGTGCCGAAGTGCTGCTCAAGGTGCAGAACCAAAGGACAGGAGCCTGGGTTGGCGTGGGCTTGTATGAATCGGAACCAACAGTGGCCTCGGCTTTTGCACTGCTGTTTCTTTCCAAGGGCCTGGCACCCGTATTGGTGAATAAGCTCAAGTATGGGCCACCCAACCCGAATCGACCGGGGCATACCTTAACCGACGATTGGAATCGACATCCACGCGATGCCCGTAATCTCACGGAGTACTTGAGTGGTCGGCCGTTATGGCCCAAGCTGCTCACTGCGCAGGAGGTTGATCTTTCAAAAGCTGTCGCTGCCAAATCCGTGGCATCTCTCGCTCAGGCTCCCGTTTTATACATCACCGGCCAGGATGCTCTCGATTTGACAGATGCGGAAATTGCCCTGCTCAAAGAGTATGTCGAACAGGGAGGCTTTATTCTGGGAGTGGCCGGTTGCCAGAGTGCACGATTTGAAGAAAGTTTTCGCGAGTTGACACCGCGATTGTTCCCGACCGGCGAAGGTGTGCTCAAAAAACTTTCCTTTGATCATCCGGTCTTTCGCAGCGAGTTTCTGCTCGATCCCGAAGGCTTGGAACTCTGGGGCGTTGATGCTGGCTGCCGCACGCCAGTGATCTTTTGCCCCGAGGATATCGGCTGTTTGTGGCATTACTGGAGCCGGCTGGAATCGGCGAACCGCAATCCAAATCTTCGAGCCAAAGTGATTCGTGCGACGCAGATTGGTACGAACATCATCGCCTACGCCACAGGTCGTGAACCGCCGAATAAGCTGGATTCGCAGGAACTGGCGAATCTCAGCTCGAAAACAGATCGCATTGAACGTTCCTTCCTGCAGATTGCCCGCATTCAACATTCGGGACAGTGGGATGCAGCACCGGCGGCTGTGCGAAACCTGCTCACGGCACTTGATCAATCGGCAGGGATCGGCACCAACCCCAAGATCCGCCATCTGCCACTTTCCGATACCAATCTGTATCGCTATCCGCTGGTGTACATGCACGGACGTTCGACCTTCGAACTTTCACCTGCGGAAATTGAAGGTTTGCGAACGTATCTCTCTCGCGGTGGTGTCCTTCTGGCTGATGCCAGCTGCGGCGCCAAGGGCTTTGATGAATCGTTCCGTGCAGCGATGAAAAAAGCCTTCCCGGCCACACCTCTCACGCGCATTCCGGTGACTCACGAAGTCTTCTCGGCAAAATCCGGCCAGGATGTCACTCGCATACGTCGGCGGGTTAACTCTTCTCTGCCCGGTCAGGCAGTGAAATCGCAAGTGCTTGAAGGTGAGCCGTACCTCGAAGCGATCGAGATTGATGGACGACTGGCGGTGATTTACAGCAAGTACGACATCAGCTGCGCCTTGGAACGACAATCGACCGTCAGTTGCGAAGGGTATGTTCCCGAAGATGCCGTCAAGCTGGCGATCAATCTCGTGATTCATGCCCTGTCACAGGAAGTTCCCTTACCTCCGGAACTGGCCAATCCAACACCTTAA
- a CDS encoding cofactor-independent phosphoglycerate mutase, which translates to MKLVLVIPDGCADEPQPILQGKTPLEAAHIPHMDAVAALGMVGEADHVPLPMPSGSDVGTMSLFGYDPLLFHTGRAPLEAAAQGITLGPEDWAVRCNLVTTHDGVMKSFTAGQIPSDVAASLLQEMQAALPADSPWEFFPGVSYRNLLIFRGAGRTAPFDKATSTTPPHDVTDQPFAPHLPQGQGADELLKLMEWSREFCTKHPANRARGDNAATQIWLWGQGQRPALEAFSSKYGPQGAVITAVDLLRGIGKLIGWQVIEVPGATGYLDTDYAAKGRYAIDALKNGVELMVVHVEATDEASHEGHAFEKVKALEEIDRHIVGPVHECLKSQGEYRLLVCPDHPTFLRTKTHSHGYSPFALCGTNVPQDKATHYSEPEATRAGTRLARGCDLMNLLVNGVNT; encoded by the coding sequence ATGAAACTGGTGCTGGTGATTCCCGATGGCTGTGCCGATGAACCCCAGCCAATCCTCCAGGGAAAAACCCCTCTCGAAGCGGCCCACATTCCTCACATGGATGCTGTCGCTGCCCTAGGAATGGTGGGAGAAGCCGATCATGTCCCGCTTCCGATGCCCTCCGGGAGTGATGTCGGCACCATGAGCCTCTTTGGGTATGACCCACTGCTTTTTCATACCGGTCGTGCCCCGCTCGAAGCGGCTGCTCAAGGGATTACGCTCGGGCCGGAGGATTGGGCCGTCCGCTGTAATCTGGTCACAACTCATGATGGTGTGATGAAAAGCTTCACTGCCGGACAAATTCCGAGTGACGTGGCGGCATCACTTCTGCAGGAAATGCAGGCTGCACTTCCCGCAGATTCCCCCTGGGAATTTTTTCCCGGAGTGAGCTACCGCAATCTGCTGATCTTCCGCGGTGCGGGCAGAACGGCACCTTTCGATAAAGCAACATCCACCACTCCGCCCCACGATGTCACCGATCAGCCATTTGCGCCGCATTTGCCGCAAGGCCAGGGTGCCGATGAACTGCTCAAGCTGATGGAGTGGAGTCGTGAATTCTGTACAAAACATCCCGCCAATCGGGCACGCGGCGACAATGCCGCTACGCAAATCTGGTTGTGGGGACAAGGCCAGAGGCCAGCTCTTGAGGCTTTCTCCAGCAAGTATGGCCCTCAGGGCGCGGTCATCACTGCGGTCGATCTCTTACGAGGCATTGGTAAACTGATCGGCTGGCAAGTGATCGAGGTTCCTGGGGCTACCGGTTATCTCGATACCGATTATGCTGCGAAAGGCCGCTATGCGATTGATGCCTTGAAAAACGGTGTCGAGTTGATGGTCGTGCATGTCGAAGCGACGGACGAAGCTTCTCATGAGGGCCACGCCTTCGAAAAGGTGAAAGCTCTCGAAGAAATCGACCGACACATTGTGGGCCCTGTGCATGAATGTCTGAAATCACAGGGCGAGTACCGCCTGCTCGTCTGCCCCGATCACCCCACGTTTCTGCGGACGAAAACCCACAGCCACGGCTATTCGCCCTTCGCGCTGTGTGGCACGAATGTCCCCCAGGACAAAGCCACGCATTACAGCGAACCCGAAGCCACTCGCGCCGGCACCCGCCTGGCGCGAGGCTGTGACCTGATGAACCTGCTGGTGAATGGGGTGAATACCTAA